One region of Flavobacterium sp. KACC 22763 genomic DNA includes:
- the cyoE gene encoding heme o synthase gives MNAAKNTLSIKSIFLDFKEITKAGLAISVLFSSIAGYLLGVDADHPFKWSVLVVLAIGGYCMVGASNAFNQVIEKDIDSLMDRTKNRPVPSGRMSPKVALLVASLLTIIGIALLYTINAKSAMFAAISIFLYTSVYTPLKTVTSLSVFVGAFPGAIPFMLGWVAATGEFGIEAGTLFLIQFFWQFPHFWSIGWFLYEDYEKAGIFMLPTGKKDKGTALQIILYTIWLIIASLLPVLGFTGQLFISPIAAVLVFLLGIWMLFYAIRLYKLRTAKAARTLMLVSVSYISLLQIVFIVDKFLR, from the coding sequence TTGAACGCTGCAAAAAATACATTATCAATCAAATCAATATTTCTGGATTTTAAAGAGATTACTAAAGCTGGTCTAGCTATTAGTGTATTGTTCTCTTCTATTGCTGGATATTTATTAGGAGTAGATGCTGATCATCCTTTTAAATGGAGTGTTTTGGTTGTTTTGGCAATTGGCGGTTATTGCATGGTTGGAGCTTCGAACGCTTTTAATCAAGTAATCGAAAAAGATATCGATTCTTTAATGGATCGAACAAAAAATCGTCCCGTTCCTTCTGGTCGTATGTCTCCTAAAGTAGCTTTGCTTGTAGCAAGTTTGCTTACTATTATTGGGATTGCACTTCTTTACACGATAAACGCAAAATCAGCAATGTTTGCTGCGATTTCGATATTCTTATACACAAGCGTTTATACGCCATTAAAAACAGTTACTTCTTTGTCTGTTTTTGTTGGAGCTTTTCCTGGAGCAATTCCGTTTATGTTGGGCTGGGTAGCGGCAACTGGCGAATTTGGTATAGAAGCAGGAACTTTATTTTTGATTCAATTTTTTTGGCAGTTTCCACATTTTTGGTCTATCGGATGGTTTTTATATGAAGACTATGAGAAAGCGGGAATTTTTATGCTTCCGACAGGTAAAAAAGATAAAGGAACTGCATTACAGATAATATTGTATACAATTTGGCTTATAATAGCGTCGTTATTACCGGTGTTAGGTTTTACAGGGCAATTATTTATTTCTCCAATTGCAGCAGTTTTAGTGTTTCTATTAGGGATTTGGATGCTTTTTTATGCAATTCGTCTGTATAAGTTAAGAACAGCAAAGGCAGCACGAACATTAATGTTAGTGAGTGTTTCTTATATTTCGCTTTTGCAAATTGTATTTATAGTAGATAAATTTTTAAGATAG
- a CDS encoding SCO family protein → MFKNKSYIGISFIILIFGIYAIPKIVDRVKNGDVVKGNRLDNVGVKSSKEAKLLTIGPAPKFELTNQDNAKVSNETYKGKVYVLEFFFTTCPSICPKMNMSMLEIEKTFFGNPNFGIVSITIDPKHDTPQVLKDHAKLLGVKSSNWNFLTGDRNVIMDLSNKGFNLYAGENDKVSGGFEHSGLFALIDKDGNIRCRKDEYGNPNIYYDGLDKKGVRDIQEDIKILLAE, encoded by the coding sequence ATGTTTAAGAACAAATCATATATTGGAATCTCTTTTATCATTCTGATTTTTGGGATTTACGCCATTCCTAAAATTGTTGATCGAGTTAAAAACGGCGACGTCGTAAAAGGAAATCGTTTGGATAATGTTGGAGTAAAATCTTCAAAAGAAGCTAAACTTTTGACGATTGGGCCAGCGCCAAAATTCGAATTGACAAATCAGGATAATGCAAAGGTTTCAAATGAAACGTACAAAGGGAAAGTATATGTTTTGGAATTCTTCTTTACAACTTGTCCATCTATTTGTCCAAAGATGAATATGAGTATGCTGGAAATTGAAAAGACGTTTTTTGGAAATCCTAACTTCGGAATAGTTTCTATTACAATCGATCCAAAACATGATACTCCGCAAGTTTTAAAAGATCATGCAAAGTTGTTAGGCGTAAAATCTTCTAATTGGAATTTCTTGACTGGAGACAGAAATGTAATTATGGATTTGTCAAATAAAGGTTTTAATCTTTATGCAGGAGAAAATGATAAAGTAAGCGGTGGATTTGAACATTCTGGTTTGTTTGCCTTAATTGATAAAGATGGAAACATTCGTTGCAGAAAAGATGAATACGGAAATCCGAATATTTATTATGATGGTCTAGATAAAAAGGGAGTAAGAGATATTCAAGAAGACATTAAAATTTTATTAGCAGAATAA
- a CDS encoding DUF4403 family protein has product MKLSSIISMFTALAVLSSCSSAQKLETLKPEPDDASPLIYDSNPSFINLPITIKLSDIENQTNSLLNGLIYEDNNIEDDDIEMKIWKQAPIKIQNDPSNLDKRIRTILPLKANIKYRIGTKKLGVELYDIREFNLNGVITLSSETALTNWKLTTKTEFKSLDWNESPTMSIFGKNMPITYLINPAISIFKSKLEKKIDEAIEKSMDFKPNVLQAVEKICTPFQMSDTYESWLRIVPVEIYSTNAKLKNDSFLLDMGMKCNMETIVGKQPESKYNASKIVLKPVAKIPNQISANIAAISSYVDASKIMTKNFAGQEFGSGSKKVTVKNVSIWHKDGKMVIALDVLGSIDGTLYLNGFPSYNAQTKEIYFEKLDYVLDTKSKLMRTANWLAQGFILRKMEESCRYSIQPNLEEGKKSMAGYLKNYSPMPGVFVNGKMEDIQFDKIQLTNQAIIAFIKINGTVNVSVNGLK; this is encoded by the coding sequence ATGAAGCTTAGTTCTATTATTTCAATGTTTACAGCACTTGCGGTGTTATCAAGCTGTTCGTCGGCTCAAAAATTAGAAACATTAAAGCCTGAACCAGACGATGCAAGTCCGTTAATTTATGACAGCAATCCTTCTTTTATAAACCTTCCCATTACTATCAAATTAAGCGATATTGAAAATCAGACTAATTCTCTTCTTAACGGATTAATTTACGAAGACAATAATATCGAAGACGATGATATTGAAATGAAAATTTGGAAACAGGCTCCGATCAAAATTCAAAATGATCCGTCGAATCTTGATAAAAGAATTCGAACAATTTTACCGCTTAAAGCGAATATCAAATACCGAATAGGCACAAAAAAACTTGGGGTCGAATTATACGATATTAGAGAATTTAATTTAAACGGAGTTATAACACTTTCCAGCGAAACTGCTTTGACAAATTGGAAACTCACAACAAAAACAGAGTTCAAATCTCTTGATTGGAATGAGAGCCCAACTATGTCAATATTTGGCAAAAACATGCCAATTACTTATTTAATAAATCCTGCCATCTCTATTTTTAAAAGTAAATTGGAAAAGAAAATAGATGAAGCAATTGAAAAATCAATGGATTTTAAACCGAATGTACTTCAAGCTGTAGAAAAAATCTGCACTCCTTTTCAAATGAGTGACACTTATGAAAGCTGGCTTCGAATTGTTCCAGTTGAAATTTACTCTACAAATGCCAAACTTAAAAACGATTCGTTCTTACTTGATATGGGCATGAAATGCAACATGGAAACCATTGTTGGTAAACAGCCTGAATCAAAATACAATGCCAGTAAAATTGTTCTGAAACCCGTGGCCAAAATCCCAAATCAAATTTCTGCCAATATTGCAGCAATTTCAAGCTACGTAGACGCTTCTAAGATTATGACGAAGAATTTTGCCGGTCAGGAATTTGGTTCAGGAAGCAAAAAAGTCACAGTGAAAAATGTTTCTATCTGGCACAAAGATGGCAAAATGGTTATCGCATTAGACGTTTTAGGATCTATAGACGGAACACTTTATTTAAATGGCTTTCCATCATACAATGCTCAGACAAAAGAAATTTATTTTGAAAAGCTAGATTATGTTTTAGATACCAAAAGCAAATTGATGCGTACAGCAAACTGGCTAGCGCAAGGATTTATTCTGAGAAAAATGGAAGAAAGCTGCCGTTATTCAATTCAACCAAATCTCGAAGAAGGCAAAAAGAGTATGGCGGGCTATTTAAAGAATTATTCGCCAATGCCAGGTGTATTTGTAAACGGAAAAATGGAAGATATTCAGTTTGATAAAATACAACTAACCAATCAGGCCATTATAGCTTTCATCAAAATAAACGGAACGGTTAATGTCTCAGTTAACGGACTTAAATAA
- a CDS encoding cytochrome c oxidase subunit 3, with the protein MEMTLKTNEEQVRKSKSAKLILLFAMVSMTMMFAGLTSAFVVSKSRADWLKNFELPSAFYWSTAVIIACSVTFYLAKKAIQKDNRSAVTGLLLGTLALGVLFVVLQFKGFGQIVAEGYYFTGEGSSITTTFLYVVTVTHLLHLAGGLISLLIIIYNHFKQKYNSTQTLGIELGAMYWHFLDLLWVYLFLFLYFFK; encoded by the coding sequence ATGGAAATGACATTAAAAACAAATGAAGAACAAGTAAGGAAATCTAAATCGGCAAAACTGATTCTGCTTTTCGCAATGGTTAGTATGACCATGATGTTCGCAGGGTTAACAAGTGCATTTGTAGTAAGTAAATCAAGAGCAGACTGGTTGAAGAATTTTGAACTTCCTTCAGCTTTCTATTGGAGTACAGCAGTTATTATTGCTTGTAGTGTTACTTTTTACTTGGCAAAAAAAGCCATTCAAAAAGATAATAGAAGCGCAGTTACAGGATTACTTCTTGGAACTTTAGCTTTAGGAGTTTTATTTGTAGTATTACAATTCAAAGGATTTGGACAAATCGTTGCAGAAGGGTATTACTTTACAGGAGAAGGTAGTTCAATTACTACAACTTTTCTTTATGTTGTGACAGTTACACACTTGTTGCACTTAGCTGGCGGATTAATTTCACTTTTAATTATAATTTATAATCATTTTAAACAAAAATACAATTCGACTCAAACTCTTGGGATAGAGCTAGGTGCGATGTATTGGCACTTTTTGGATTTATTATGGGTATATTTATTTTTATTTTTATATTTCTTTAAATAA
- a CDS encoding cytochrome C oxidase subunit IV family protein translates to MSHEHVSNTKRIWFVFGLLSVVTTVEVILGIYKPGVLEFNHFVGLNLLNWIFYILTIFKAYYIVWAFMHMEGEKSSLRWSVVSPVIFLVLYLLFILLTEGHYIYGVFKDSTIKWNF, encoded by the coding sequence ATGTCACACGAGCACGTATCAAATACAAAAAGAATCTGGTTTGTTTTCGGATTGCTTTCAGTAGTAACTACAGTAGAAGTTATTTTAGGTATCTACAAACCTGGAGTATTAGAATTTAATCATTTTGTTGGATTGAATCTATTAAACTGGATTTTCTATATCTTAACAATTTTCAAAGCATATTATATTGTATGGGCATTTATGCACATGGAAGGTGAAAAAAGCAGCCTTAGATGGTCTGTAGTTTCTCCTGTTATCTTCCTAGTTTTATATTTATTGTTTATTCTGTTGACAGAAGGACATTATATTTATGGGGTTTTTAAAGATTCTACAATTAAATGGAATTTTTAA
- a CDS encoding cytochrome c oxidase subunit 3: MGATVTTANNDEKTWGGGHNEPLGASYGKMMMWFFIVSDALTFSGFLGAYGFSRFKFIETWPLADEVFTHFPFMHGVAAPMYYVALMTFILIFSSVTMVLAVDAGHQLKKTKVAIYMFLTIIGGLIFVGSQAWEWKNFIKGEYGAVETVGGSLLQFVDKDGKRVALADFAVKLPEQREALARSKSTWFMEDAQSLPTYTVAEVQAGFKAHPEILIRTEKLTDKKKKTVLSREESEKHLASAKYVVEGANLIRNEYGNKLFADFFFFITGFHGFHVFSGVIINIIIFFNVLLGTYEKRRSYEMVEKVGLYWHFVDLVWVFVFTVFYLV, encoded by the coding sequence ATGGGAGCGACAGTTACTACTGCAAACAACGACGAAAAAACTTGGGGAGGCGGTCACAATGAGCCTTTAGGAGCAAGTTATGGTAAAATGATGATGTGGTTTTTTATCGTATCAGATGCCTTAACATTCTCTGGATTTCTAGGAGCTTATGGTTTTTCTAGATTTAAATTTATTGAAACTTGGCCTTTGGCTGATGAAGTGTTCACTCACTTCCCATTTATGCATGGTGTTGCGGCTCCAATGTATTATGTAGCTTTAATGACTTTTATTTTGATCTTCTCTTCTGTAACAATGGTATTAGCTGTTGATGCAGGACACCAATTGAAAAAGACAAAAGTTGCAATCTATATGTTCTTAACTATTATTGGAGGTTTAATTTTCGTTGGTTCTCAAGCTTGGGAATGGAAAAACTTCATTAAAGGAGAATATGGTGCAGTTGAAACAGTTGGAGGTAGTTTACTTCAATTTGTGGATAAAGATGGTAAAAGAGTAGCTTTAGCTGATTTTGCTGTTAAATTGCCAGAACAAAGAGAAGCTTTAGCAAGAAGCAAATCAACTTGGTTTATGGAAGATGCTCAATCTCTTCCAACTTACACAGTTGCTGAAGTTCAGGCTGGTTTCAAAGCTCACCCTGAAATTTTAATCAGAACAGAAAAACTTACAGATAAAAAGAAAAAAACTGTTTTATCAAGAGAAGAATCTGAAAAACATTTAGCTAGTGCTAAATATGTAGTAGAAGGTGCTAACTTGATCAGAAACGAGTACGGTAATAAATTATTTGCTGATTTCTTCTTCTTTATTACAGGTTTCCACGGATTCCACGTATTCTCTGGAGTTATTATCAATATCATTATTTTCTTTAATGTATTATTAGGTACTTACGAGAAAAGAAGAAGCTACGAAATGGTAGAGAAAGTTGGATTATACTGGCACTTTGTAGATTTAGTTTGGGTATTTGTATTTACAGTTTTCTACCTAGTTTAA
- a CDS encoding DUF420 domain-containing protein yields MEDNTLEKKFSKFIIAVSIIIPVVVAILFGVKLKDFGVNVEPLSFLPPIYSTTNGITAVVLVWAVLAIKNGKQKLHERLMTSAIALSVAFLVMYVAYHMTSDSTKYGGEGALRYVYFFILITHILLSIAIIPLVLITYVRALAKRFDRHRKIAKITFPLWLYVAVTGVIVYLMISPYYAH; encoded by the coding sequence ATGGAAGATAATACTTTAGAGAAAAAATTTAGCAAATTCATTATTGCGGTTTCAATAATAATTCCCGTTGTTGTGGCAATTTTGTTTGGGGTTAAATTAAAAGATTTTGGTGTTAATGTAGAGCCGTTATCATTTTTACCTCCAATTTATTCAACTACAAATGGTATTACAGCTGTTGTATTAGTTTGGGCTGTTTTGGCAATAAAGAATGGAAAACAAAAATTACATGAAAGATTGATGACTTCTGCTATTGCATTGTCTGTTGCGTTTTTAGTTATGTATGTTGCATATCATATGACTTCAGATTCTACAAAATATGGAGGAGAAGGAGCATTACGTTATGTATATTTCTTTATTCTTATAACACATATTTTATTGTCAATTGCAATTATTCCGCTCGTATTGATTACGTATGTAAGAGCTCTTGCAAAACGTTTTGACAGACATAGAAAAATTGCTAAAATCACTTTCCCGCTTTGGTTATATGTTGCGGTAACAGGGGTGATAGTTTACTTAATGATTTCGCCATATTATGCACACTAA
- a CDS encoding ABC transporter ATP-binding protein, protein MIEIKDLHKSYKMGSSELHVLKGINFNIEEGELVAIMGSSGSGKSTLLNILGILDEADSGSYILDKTPIKKLNETLASKYRNKFLGFVFQSFNLINYKTALDNVAMPLYYQGVKRKERYDIAMKYLEKVGLGSHVHHLPNELSGGQKQRVAIARALASNPKVLLADEPTGALDTKTSYEVMELIQGINDEGKTILIVTHEPDIAAMCKRNVVLKDGLIIDDKKVEQVRASSYV, encoded by the coding sequence ATGATTGAAATTAAAGATTTACATAAATCCTATAAGATGGGAAGTTCTGAATTGCATGTATTAAAAGGTATAAATTTTAATATAGAAGAAGGAGAATTGGTTGCGATCATGGGGTCATCTGGTTCTGGTAAATCAACACTTCTTAACATCTTGGGAATTCTGGATGAAGCCGATTCTGGAAGTTATATTTTAGACAAAACCCCAATCAAAAAATTAAATGAAACCCTTGCTTCAAAATATCGTAATAAGTTCTTAGGATTCGTTTTCCAGTCTTTTAATTTGATTAATTATAAAACGGCACTGGATAATGTTGCAATGCCATTGTATTATCAGGGAGTTAAAAGAAAAGAGCGATATGATATTGCAATGAAATATCTAGAGAAAGTAGGTTTAGGTTCTCACGTTCACCACTTACCAAATGAGCTTTCTGGAGGTCAGAAACAGCGTGTGGCTATAGCAAGGGCATTAGCTTCAAATCCGAAGGTTTTGCTTGCAGATGAGCCAACGGGAGCTTTGGATACTAAGACTTCTTATGAAGTTATGGAGCTTATTCAAGGAATTAATGATGAGGGAAAAACAATTTTAATTGTTACACACGAACCTGATATTGCCGCAATGTGCAAAAGAAATGTAGTCCTGAAAGATGGATTAATTATCGATGATAAAAAAGTAGAACAAGTTAGAGCTTCGTCTTATGTTTAA
- a CDS encoding energy transducer TonB — protein MNKFFLSLVLVFSFFIVSSQNGSSSVQPGFTSEMFPVFPNCENLDGKKLETCFYKEVQDFVFNNFQVPEKLKQNNYKGAVKLLFEVNAEGEFKVIYVSAETEELSEEAKRVFGTFPKIKPSTYNGKPTYSKYTISIDIPLKSAAQLAAEAQAAAEILKPAEKPMTELDSIVYKKYNNPEFDSHLNIPFSHSYYAQFDAEMNQVGINNHTASKPYTYAEVSKYYNLRAVNESLQKKTSTWLGRKWWNENLVQIQGEDYWFALNPIVDLQMGKASDLDASYTYVNTRALNFRGGLGKQINFTTTFFESQGRFAGYFNDYAESIKPSGGNPAIIPGIGIAKRFKTDAYDFPLAEANITFAPGKIFDFQLGYGRNFIGDGYRSLLESDGASPYPYFKINTKFWKIKYTNTYMWMKDVRPEVTAEKTYATKFMANHYLSWNVSNRVNLGFFESVVWTNTNNRGFDANFVNPIIFYRAVEFGSSSRSGNALLGITGKYKWNNRINLYSQFLIDEFSVSDVGAGNQSWKNKFGFQFGAKYFNAFNVKDLLLQVELNRVRPYVYSHSAVITNYGHNNQSVGHQWGGNFKELIAIARYHKGRWLADAKLTVGTRGLDFDTAADSYNYGGNIYKSYDEKRPYNTGVKIGQGNKTNVFIADVQGGYLINPMTNLKLFGSLIYRNFDPTQETATTFKQSTTWFSVGLRSDIFNWYFDY, from the coding sequence GTGAATAAGTTTTTTTTGTCCCTTGTTTTAGTTTTTTCTTTTTTTATTGTTTCCTCTCAAAATGGCAGTTCTTCGGTTCAGCCTGGTTTTACATCAGAAATGTTTCCTGTTTTTCCTAACTGTGAAAATTTAGATGGCAAAAAATTAGAAACCTGTTTTTATAAAGAAGTTCAAGATTTCGTATTTAACAATTTTCAAGTTCCTGAAAAGTTGAAACAGAACAATTACAAAGGGGCCGTAAAATTGCTTTTTGAAGTAAATGCCGAAGGAGAATTTAAAGTAATTTACGTTTCTGCCGAAACAGAAGAATTGTCTGAAGAAGCAAAAAGAGTATTCGGTACATTTCCAAAAATAAAACCTTCAACTTACAACGGAAAACCGACGTATTCTAAATATACAATTTCTATTGACATACCACTAAAAAGTGCGGCTCAGCTTGCCGCAGAAGCTCAAGCAGCAGCGGAAATTTTAAAACCGGCAGAAAAACCAATGACAGAATTGGATAGTATTGTGTACAAAAAATACAATAATCCAGAATTTGATAGCCATTTAAATATTCCATTTTCGCATAGCTATTATGCGCAGTTTGATGCAGAAATGAATCAGGTTGGAATTAATAACCATACAGCATCTAAGCCTTATACGTACGCTGAGGTTTCAAAATATTATAATTTGAGAGCAGTGAATGAATCGTTGCAGAAAAAGACATCGACTTGGTTGGGAAGAAAATGGTGGAATGAAAACCTAGTGCAGATTCAGGGAGAAGACTATTGGTTTGCCTTAAATCCGATTGTGGATTTACAAATGGGTAAGGCTTCAGATCTTGATGCGTCTTACACTTACGTGAATACCAGAGCACTTAATTTTAGAGGAGGTTTAGGAAAGCAAATCAATTTTACGACTACTTTTTTTGAAAGCCAGGGAAGATTTGCGGGGTATTTTAACGATTATGCGGAATCTATTAAACCATCTGGAGGAAATCCAGCTATAATTCCAGGAATTGGAATCGCAAAAAGATTCAAGACCGATGCTTACGATTTTCCTTTAGCGGAAGCGAATATTACCTTCGCACCAGGGAAAATATTTGATTTTCAATTGGGTTACGGACGAAATTTTATAGGTGATGGTTATCGTTCTTTGTTAGAAAGTGATGGAGCAAGTCCGTATCCATACTTTAAAATCAATACTAAATTTTGGAAAATTAAATATACCAATACGTATATGTGGATGAAAGATGTTCGTCCAGAAGTAACAGCTGAAAAAACTTACGCAACAAAATTTATGGCAAATCACTATTTGAGCTGGAATGTTTCAAATAGAGTGAACTTAGGTTTTTTTGAATCTGTAGTTTGGACTAATACCAACAATAGAGGTTTTGACGCTAATTTTGTTAATCCGATTATTTTTTACCGTGCAGTAGAATTTGGTTCTTCATCTAGAAGTGGAAATGCGCTTTTGGGAATTACTGGAAAATACAAATGGAATAACCGTATAAATCTTTATTCTCAATTCTTAATTGATGAGTTTTCTGTTTCTGATGTCGGAGCAGGAAATCAAAGCTGGAAAAATAAATTCGGATTTCAGTTTGGAGCAAAATATTTCAATGCCTTTAATGTGAAAGATTTATTGTTGCAAGTCGAATTGAATCGTGTACGTCCTTATGTGTACTCGCACAGCGCTGTTATTACAAATTATGGACACAACAATCAGAGTGTTGGGCATCAATGGGGAGGAAATTTTAAAGAGCTTATTGCAATTGCACGATACCATAAAGGCCGTTGGCTTGCCGATGCCAAGCTGACAGTTGGAACTAGAGGTTTGGATTTTGATACTGCTGCAGACTCTTATAATTATGGGGGAAATATTTATAAAAGCTACGATGAAAAACGCCCTTATAATACAGGTGTAAAAATAGGTCAGGGAAATAAAACAAATGTTTTTATTGCCGATGTTCAAGGAGGATATTTGATTAATCCGATGACGAATTTGAAATTATTCGGAAGTTTGATCTACAGAAATTTTGATCCGACTCAAGAAACAGCAACCACTTTTAAGCAAAGTACCACTTGGTTTAGCGTTGGTTTACGTTCAGATATTTTTAATTGGTATTTTGATTACTAG
- a CDS encoding ABC transporter permease, protein MFNIERWQEIFEAISKNRLRTFLTGVSVASGIFILVILLGAGKGLQNGIEKQFERDAAGIIEVWSGTTTKEYKGLNPGRQIQFRNSDYNQSVQKFEDKLDLRASTNNYWGQSFAYGKESGSYQFRGVNPDYGGIENLTIVQGRYINAKDLESNAKVAVIGMKLKTDMLKDKEAIGEEILINNINFKVVGVFTDPGGEREETRAYLPLTTVQKTFGGGDKISNLFFTLKKTQDYDEALAQSEKFTQDLKDLLKSKNVVAPEDDGGVGVYNSVKDAKQFYDLNLYIRLFFWWVGICTIIAGVVGVSNIMLIIVKERTKEIGIRKALGASPFSIITMILHESIFITTIAGFVGLLASLALLEFVGPMVQSEYFRNPEVDFSVALTTLVLLVFAGAMAGFFPAYRAAKIKPIVALRDE, encoded by the coding sequence ATGTTTAATATTGAACGTTGGCAGGAAATATTTGAAGCCATTTCTAAAAACCGTTTAAGAACATTCTTAACAGGAGTTTCTGTGGCTTCTGGAATCTTTATTTTGGTAATCCTGCTTGGTGCAGGTAAAGGTCTTCAGAACGGAATTGAAAAACAGTTCGAACGAGACGCTGCTGGAATTATTGAGGTTTGGTCTGGAACAACTACGAAAGAATATAAAGGACTAAATCCTGGAAGACAGATTCAGTTTCGCAACAGCGATTACAATCAATCAGTGCAGAAATTTGAAGACAAGTTAGATCTAAGAGCTTCAACAAATAATTATTGGGGACAGTCTTTTGCTTATGGTAAAGAATCAGGGAGTTATCAGTTTAGAGGAGTAAATCCAGATTATGGCGGAATTGAAAATTTAACCATAGTTCAGGGACGTTATATCAATGCTAAGGATTTAGAAAGTAACGCCAAAGTGGCTGTTATCGGAATGAAACTAAAAACCGATATGCTTAAAGATAAAGAGGCAATAGGAGAAGAGATTCTGATTAACAATATCAACTTTAAAGTAGTCGGTGTTTTTACAGATCCTGGAGGAGAAAGAGAAGAAACTCGTGCTTATTTGCCATTGACTACAGTTCAGAAGACGTTTGGTGGAGGTGATAAAATCAGCAACTTGTTTTTTACCTTAAAAAAGACGCAAGATTATGATGAAGCATTGGCTCAGTCAGAAAAATTTACCCAGGATTTAAAGGATTTATTAAAGAGTAAAAATGTTGTCGCTCCTGAAGATGATGGTGGTGTAGGAGTGTATAACTCAGTTAAAGATGCCAAACAATTTTATGATTTAAACTTATATATAAGACTTTTTTTCTGGTGGGTTGGTATATGTACGATTATTGCTGGTGTAGTTGGAGTAAGTAATATCATGCTTATTATTGTAAAAGAACGTACAAAAGAAATCGGGATTAGAAAAGCGTTGGGAGCTTCGCCTTTTTCAATTATCACGATGATTCTTCACGAATCGATCTTTATCACGACCATTGCAGGTTTTGTCGGATTATTGGCCAGTCTTGCTTTATTGGAATTTGTTGGTCCGATGGTTCAGAGCGAGTATTTCAGAAATCCTGAAGTAGATTTTAGCGTAGCTTTAACTACTTTGGTATTACTTGTTTTTGCGGGAGCAATGGCAGGATTTTTTCCAGCTTACAGAGCAGCCAAAATTAAACCTATTGTAGCACTTAGAGACGAATAA